A window of the Acidobacteriota bacterium genome harbors these coding sequences:
- a CDS encoding nucleoside hydrolase, whose protein sequence is MTIRTLSIPALLCLALLAMIIQPTARAEPIKVILDSDLGSDVDDAFALALLLASPEFEILGITLGHGQTQERGRLACRLLYETGREEIPVALGRSTSLVVGHPEITGPDPRQFSWAEGFSALEPIDTPAADFIADQLRRHPGQITLISVGPVSNLADLLQKDPEVLQLAKQVYSMFGSFYLGYGSSPVPSAEWNVRADIPSARSLSSSTSPITYAGLDVTAFVELKAEQRHALWSHRSPLTDALQALYRLWGRETPILFDPVPIGMVLWPELFRTRAAHVRTTAEGFTVIDESRPPNSRVAMSIQTDEFLKRLVDRLLQQDLKRGR, encoded by the coding sequence TTGACCATTCGAACCCTGTCAATTCCCGCCCTCCTGTGCCTCGCACTCTTGGCCATGATCATTCAACCCACCGCACGGGCCGAGCCCATCAAGGTCATCCTGGACTCCGATCTGGGCTCCGACGTCGACGACGCCTTTGCCCTGGCGCTGCTGCTGGCCAGTCCGGAATTCGAGATCTTGGGGATCACTCTGGGACACGGCCAAACCCAAGAGAGAGGCCGGCTGGCTTGTCGTCTCCTTTACGAAACCGGGCGCGAGGAGATCCCGGTTGCCCTAGGCAGATCGACCTCTCTGGTGGTGGGTCACCCGGAAATCACAGGGCCCGATCCCAGGCAGTTTTCCTGGGCGGAGGGTTTTTCAGCGCTCGAACCGATCGATACACCGGCTGCCGACTTCATTGCCGACCAACTGCGCCGACATCCAGGGCAGATCACCCTGATATCCGTCGGTCCCGTATCCAACCTGGCTGACCTGCTTCAAAAAGACCCTGAGGTGCTACAACTGGCCAAGCAGGTCTACTCCATGTTCGGTTCCTTCTACCTGGGATACGGCAGCAGCCCCGTTCCTTCGGCCGAGTGGAACGTGCGGGCCGATATCCCCTCGGCCCGCAGCCTGTCGTCCTCAACGTCCCCGATCACCTACGCCGGCCTGGACGTCACCGCTTTCGTCGAGTTGAAGGCCGAGCAACGTCACGCCCTCTGGTCCCACCGTTCCCCCCTGACCGACGCGCTTCAGGCCCTCTACCGCCTATGGGGGCGGGAAACACCCATCCTCTTCGACCCCGTTCCCATCGGCATGGTTCTGTGGCCGGAGCTGTTTCGCACCCGCGCCGCCCACGTCCGCACCACCGCCGAGGGATTCACGGTCATCGACGAAAGCCGTCCCCCCAACAGCCGAGTGGCCATGTCGATTCAAACCGACGAGTTCCTGAAGCGTCTGGTCGACCGCCTGCTGCAGCAAGACCTGAAGCGGGGGCGTTGA